A genomic window from Elaeis guineensis isolate ETL-2024a chromosome 3, EG11, whole genome shotgun sequence includes:
- the LOC105033969 gene encoding uncharacterized protein isoform X2 — MLLQGGKLHLKLFEKEEEELEMFQVAGRGPAVQRHEESSGSMTRCRRIGRGRGRRREVSDDDTTTTELEFELSRKVINLEALQQIACCGHLNGELRATVWKLLLGYLPAEIDAWEGELASNRLRYAELKEELLVNPSEYLRKEDETLSASKNSRIMGVDGQLSRQEIFNGDHPLSLGNDSIWHQYFKDGEIVEQIDRDLERTHPDIKFFSGDISHSKRNQKAMRNILLLFAKLNPAIGYVQGMNEVLAPLYYVFSTDPNEQNASNAEADSFSCFVRVMSDSVDHFCQQLDNSSVGIHSTLSRLSELLKGNDEELWRHLENSKVNPQFYAFRWITLLLTQEFEFHCIMRIWDCLLSNPLGVQEMLLRVCCAMLVCVRRELLKGDFTSNLKLLQHYPETDLDYLLEIAHHLTPVS, encoded by the exons ATGCTTCTTCAAGGAGGCAAGCTCCATCTCAAGCTCTttgagaaggaggaggaggagctcgaGATGTTTCAGGTCGCCGGTAGAGGACCGGCTGTCCAACGCCACGAGGAGTCGTCAGGATCGATGACCCGCTGCAGAAGAATCGGTAGGGGCAGGGGTAGGCGAAGGGAAGTCTCGGACGACGACACGACGACGACGGAGTTGGAATTCGAG CTTTCTCGCAAGGTTATAAATTTGGAGGCATTGCAACAAATCGCTTGCTGTGGTCATCTCAATGGAGAGTTGCGTGCCACTGTGTGGAAG CTCTTATTGGGTTATCTACCTGCTGAGATAGATGCATGGGAGGGAGAGTTGGCTAGCAACAGATTAAGATATGCTGAACTGAAAGAAGAGCTGCTTGTCAATCCT TCAGAATACTTGAGAAAGGAGGATGAAACATTATCTGCAAGCAAGAATAGTAGGATAATGGGTGTTGATGGGCAGCTAAGTCGGCAAGAGATTTTTAATGGTGACCATCCTTTAAGTCTTGGTAATGATAGCATTTGGCATCAATATTTCAAG GATGGAGAGATTGTGGAGCAGATTGATCGTGATCTTGAGCGCACACATCCTGATATCAAATTTTTCTCTGGGGATATCTCACATAGCAAAAGAAACCAG AAAGCAATGAGGAACATTCTTCTTCTGTTTGCAAAACTGAACCCAGCAATTGGTTACGTACAAGGAATGAATGAGGTGTTAGCTCCACTGTACTATGTATTCAGCACAGATCCCAATGAGCAAAATGCT TCAAATGCAGAAGCAGATAGCTTTTCCTGTTTTGTTCGAGTGATGAGTGATTCTGTGGACCATTTCTGTCAACAATTAGATAATAGCTCTGTGGGAATTCACTCTACACTTTCACGTTTGTCTGAACTCTTAAAAGGTAATGATGAGGAGCTATGGCGGCATCTTGAGAACTCAAAG GTGAACCCCCAGTTCTATGCATTCAGGTGGATCACCTTGCTATTAACTCAGGAATTTGAGTTTCATTGTATCATGAGGATATGGGATTGCCTCCTCAGCAATCCCTTGGGTGTGCAG GAGATGCTGCTGAGAGTCTGCTGCGCCATGCTGGTCTGTGTGAGACGTGAGCTTTTGAAAGGTGACTTCACATCAAATTTGAAACTACTCCAACATTACCCTGAAACCGACTTAGATTATCTATTAGAAATAGCTCATCATTTGACTCCCGTCTCATAA
- the LOC105033969 gene encoding uncharacterized protein isoform X1, whose amino-acid sequence MLLQGGKLHLKLFEKEEEELEMFQVAGRGPAVQRHEESSGSMTRCRRIGRGRGRRREVSDDDTTTTELEFEFKFFLQLSRKVINLEALQQIACCGHLNGELRATVWKLLLGYLPAEIDAWEGELASNRLRYAELKEELLVNPSEYLRKEDETLSASKNSRIMGVDGQLSRQEIFNGDHPLSLGNDSIWHQYFKDGEIVEQIDRDLERTHPDIKFFSGDISHSKRNQKAMRNILLLFAKLNPAIGYVQGMNEVLAPLYYVFSTDPNEQNASNAEADSFSCFVRVMSDSVDHFCQQLDNSSVGIHSTLSRLSELLKGNDEELWRHLENSKVNPQFYAFRWITLLLTQEFEFHCIMRIWDCLLSNPLGVQEMLLRVCCAMLVCVRRELLKGDFTSNLKLLQHYPETDLDYLLEIAHHLTPVS is encoded by the exons ATGCTTCTTCAAGGAGGCAAGCTCCATCTCAAGCTCTttgagaaggaggaggaggagctcgaGATGTTTCAGGTCGCCGGTAGAGGACCGGCTGTCCAACGCCACGAGGAGTCGTCAGGATCGATGACCCGCTGCAGAAGAATCGGTAGGGGCAGGGGTAGGCGAAGGGAAGTCTCGGACGACGACACGACGACGACGGAGTTGGAATTCGAG TTTAAATTCTTTTTACAGCTTTCTCGCAAGGTTATAAATTTGGAGGCATTGCAACAAATCGCTTGCTGTGGTCATCTCAATGGAGAGTTGCGTGCCACTGTGTGGAAG CTCTTATTGGGTTATCTACCTGCTGAGATAGATGCATGGGAGGGAGAGTTGGCTAGCAACAGATTAAGATATGCTGAACTGAAAGAAGAGCTGCTTGTCAATCCT TCAGAATACTTGAGAAAGGAGGATGAAACATTATCTGCAAGCAAGAATAGTAGGATAATGGGTGTTGATGGGCAGCTAAGTCGGCAAGAGATTTTTAATGGTGACCATCCTTTAAGTCTTGGTAATGATAGCATTTGGCATCAATATTTCAAG GATGGAGAGATTGTGGAGCAGATTGATCGTGATCTTGAGCGCACACATCCTGATATCAAATTTTTCTCTGGGGATATCTCACATAGCAAAAGAAACCAG AAAGCAATGAGGAACATTCTTCTTCTGTTTGCAAAACTGAACCCAGCAATTGGTTACGTACAAGGAATGAATGAGGTGTTAGCTCCACTGTACTATGTATTCAGCACAGATCCCAATGAGCAAAATGCT TCAAATGCAGAAGCAGATAGCTTTTCCTGTTTTGTTCGAGTGATGAGTGATTCTGTGGACCATTTCTGTCAACAATTAGATAATAGCTCTGTGGGAATTCACTCTACACTTTCACGTTTGTCTGAACTCTTAAAAGGTAATGATGAGGAGCTATGGCGGCATCTTGAGAACTCAAAG GTGAACCCCCAGTTCTATGCATTCAGGTGGATCACCTTGCTATTAACTCAGGAATTTGAGTTTCATTGTATCATGAGGATATGGGATTGCCTCCTCAGCAATCCCTTGGGTGTGCAG GAGATGCTGCTGAGAGTCTGCTGCGCCATGCTGGTCTGTGTGAGACGTGAGCTTTTGAAAGGTGACTTCACATCAAATTTGAAACTACTCCAACATTACCCTGAAACCGACTTAGATTATCTATTAGAAATAGCTCATCATTTGACTCCCGTCTCATAA
- the LOC105033969 gene encoding uncharacterized protein isoform X7, whose amino-acid sequence MLLQGGKLHLKLFEKEEEELEMFQVAGRGPAVQRHEESSGSMTRCRRIGRGRGRRREVSDDDTTTTELEFEFKFFLQLSRKVINLEALQQIACCGHLNGELRATVWKLLLGYLPAEIDAWEGELASNRLRYAELKEELLVNPSEYLRKEDETLSASKNSRIMGVDGQLSRQEIFNGDHPLSLGNDSIWHQYFKDGEIVEQIDRDLERTHPDIKFFSGDISHSKRNQKAMRNILLLFAKLNPAIGYVQGMNEVLAPLYYVFSTDPNEQNASNAEADSFSCFVRVMSDSVDHFCQQLDNSSVGIHSTLSRLSELLKGNDEELWRHLENSKESYNLSQSQV is encoded by the exons ATGCTTCTTCAAGGAGGCAAGCTCCATCTCAAGCTCTttgagaaggaggaggaggagctcgaGATGTTTCAGGTCGCCGGTAGAGGACCGGCTGTCCAACGCCACGAGGAGTCGTCAGGATCGATGACCCGCTGCAGAAGAATCGGTAGGGGCAGGGGTAGGCGAAGGGAAGTCTCGGACGACGACACGACGACGACGGAGTTGGAATTCGAG TTTAAATTCTTTTTACAGCTTTCTCGCAAGGTTATAAATTTGGAGGCATTGCAACAAATCGCTTGCTGTGGTCATCTCAATGGAGAGTTGCGTGCCACTGTGTGGAAG CTCTTATTGGGTTATCTACCTGCTGAGATAGATGCATGGGAGGGAGAGTTGGCTAGCAACAGATTAAGATATGCTGAACTGAAAGAAGAGCTGCTTGTCAATCCT TCAGAATACTTGAGAAAGGAGGATGAAACATTATCTGCAAGCAAGAATAGTAGGATAATGGGTGTTGATGGGCAGCTAAGTCGGCAAGAGATTTTTAATGGTGACCATCCTTTAAGTCTTGGTAATGATAGCATTTGGCATCAATATTTCAAG GATGGAGAGATTGTGGAGCAGATTGATCGTGATCTTGAGCGCACACATCCTGATATCAAATTTTTCTCTGGGGATATCTCACATAGCAAAAGAAACCAG AAAGCAATGAGGAACATTCTTCTTCTGTTTGCAAAACTGAACCCAGCAATTGGTTACGTACAAGGAATGAATGAGGTGTTAGCTCCACTGTACTATGTATTCAGCACAGATCCCAATGAGCAAAATGCT TCAAATGCAGAAGCAGATAGCTTTTCCTGTTTTGTTCGAGTGATGAGTGATTCTGTGGACCATTTCTGTCAACAATTAGATAATAGCTCTGTGGGAATTCACTCTACACTTTCACGTTTGTCTGAACTCTTAAAAGGTAATGATGAGGAGCTATGGCGGCATCTTGAGAACTCAAAG GAATCTTACAATCTCTCACAAAGCCAGGTTTGA
- the LOC105033969 gene encoding uncharacterized protein isoform X4, translating to MLLQGGKLHLKLFEKEEEELEMFQVAGRGPAVQRHEESSGSMTRCRRIGRGRGRRREVSDDDTTTTELEFEFKFFLQLSRKVINLEALQQIACCGHLNGELRATVWKLLLGYLPAEIDAWEGELASNRLRYAELKEELLVNPSEYLRKEDETLSASKNSRIMGVDGQLSRQEIFNGDHPLSLGNDSIWHQYFKDGEIVEQIDRDLERTHPDIKFFSGDISHSKRNQKAMRNILLLFAKLNPAIGYVQGMNEVLAPLYYVFSTDPNEQNASNAEADSFSCFVRVMSDSVDHFCQQLDNSSVGIHSTLSRLSELLKGNDEELWRHLENSKEMLLRVCCAMLVCVRRELLKGDFTSNLKLLQHYPETDLDYLLEIAHHLTPVS from the exons ATGCTTCTTCAAGGAGGCAAGCTCCATCTCAAGCTCTttgagaaggaggaggaggagctcgaGATGTTTCAGGTCGCCGGTAGAGGACCGGCTGTCCAACGCCACGAGGAGTCGTCAGGATCGATGACCCGCTGCAGAAGAATCGGTAGGGGCAGGGGTAGGCGAAGGGAAGTCTCGGACGACGACACGACGACGACGGAGTTGGAATTCGAG TTTAAATTCTTTTTACAGCTTTCTCGCAAGGTTATAAATTTGGAGGCATTGCAACAAATCGCTTGCTGTGGTCATCTCAATGGAGAGTTGCGTGCCACTGTGTGGAAG CTCTTATTGGGTTATCTACCTGCTGAGATAGATGCATGGGAGGGAGAGTTGGCTAGCAACAGATTAAGATATGCTGAACTGAAAGAAGAGCTGCTTGTCAATCCT TCAGAATACTTGAGAAAGGAGGATGAAACATTATCTGCAAGCAAGAATAGTAGGATAATGGGTGTTGATGGGCAGCTAAGTCGGCAAGAGATTTTTAATGGTGACCATCCTTTAAGTCTTGGTAATGATAGCATTTGGCATCAATATTTCAAG GATGGAGAGATTGTGGAGCAGATTGATCGTGATCTTGAGCGCACACATCCTGATATCAAATTTTTCTCTGGGGATATCTCACATAGCAAAAGAAACCAG AAAGCAATGAGGAACATTCTTCTTCTGTTTGCAAAACTGAACCCAGCAATTGGTTACGTACAAGGAATGAATGAGGTGTTAGCTCCACTGTACTATGTATTCAGCACAGATCCCAATGAGCAAAATGCT TCAAATGCAGAAGCAGATAGCTTTTCCTGTTTTGTTCGAGTGATGAGTGATTCTGTGGACCATTTCTGTCAACAATTAGATAATAGCTCTGTGGGAATTCACTCTACACTTTCACGTTTGTCTGAACTCTTAAAAGGTAATGATGAGGAGCTATGGCGGCATCTTGAGAACTCAAAG GAGATGCTGCTGAGAGTCTGCTGCGCCATGCTGGTCTGTGTGAGACGTGAGCTTTTGAAAGGTGACTTCACATCAAATTTGAAACTACTCCAACATTACCCTGAAACCGACTTAGATTATCTATTAGAAATAGCTCATCATTTGACTCCCGTCTCATAA
- the LOC105033969 gene encoding uncharacterized protein isoform X5 produces the protein MLLQGGKLHLKLFEKEEEELEMFQVAGRGPAVQRHEESSGSMTRCRRIGRGRGRRREVSDDDTTTTELEFEFKFFLQLSRKVINLEALQQIACCGHLNGELRATVWKLLLGYLPAEIDAWEGELASNRLRYAELKEELLVNPDGEIVEQIDRDLERTHPDIKFFSGDISHSKRNQKAMRNILLLFAKLNPAIGYVQGMNEVLAPLYYVFSTDPNEQNASNAEADSFSCFVRVMSDSVDHFCQQLDNSSVGIHSTLSRLSELLKGNDEELWRHLENSKVNPQFYAFRWITLLLTQEFEFHCIMRIWDCLLSNPLGVQEMLLRVCCAMLVCVRRELLKGDFTSNLKLLQHYPETDLDYLLEIAHHLTPVS, from the exons ATGCTTCTTCAAGGAGGCAAGCTCCATCTCAAGCTCTttgagaaggaggaggaggagctcgaGATGTTTCAGGTCGCCGGTAGAGGACCGGCTGTCCAACGCCACGAGGAGTCGTCAGGATCGATGACCCGCTGCAGAAGAATCGGTAGGGGCAGGGGTAGGCGAAGGGAAGTCTCGGACGACGACACGACGACGACGGAGTTGGAATTCGAG TTTAAATTCTTTTTACAGCTTTCTCGCAAGGTTATAAATTTGGAGGCATTGCAACAAATCGCTTGCTGTGGTCATCTCAATGGAGAGTTGCGTGCCACTGTGTGGAAG CTCTTATTGGGTTATCTACCTGCTGAGATAGATGCATGGGAGGGAGAGTTGGCTAGCAACAGATTAAGATATGCTGAACTGAAAGAAGAGCTGCTTGTCAATCCT GATGGAGAGATTGTGGAGCAGATTGATCGTGATCTTGAGCGCACACATCCTGATATCAAATTTTTCTCTGGGGATATCTCACATAGCAAAAGAAACCAG AAAGCAATGAGGAACATTCTTCTTCTGTTTGCAAAACTGAACCCAGCAATTGGTTACGTACAAGGAATGAATGAGGTGTTAGCTCCACTGTACTATGTATTCAGCACAGATCCCAATGAGCAAAATGCT TCAAATGCAGAAGCAGATAGCTTTTCCTGTTTTGTTCGAGTGATGAGTGATTCTGTGGACCATTTCTGTCAACAATTAGATAATAGCTCTGTGGGAATTCACTCTACACTTTCACGTTTGTCTGAACTCTTAAAAGGTAATGATGAGGAGCTATGGCGGCATCTTGAGAACTCAAAG GTGAACCCCCAGTTCTATGCATTCAGGTGGATCACCTTGCTATTAACTCAGGAATTTGAGTTTCATTGTATCATGAGGATATGGGATTGCCTCCTCAGCAATCCCTTGGGTGTGCAG GAGATGCTGCTGAGAGTCTGCTGCGCCATGCTGGTCTGTGTGAGACGTGAGCTTTTGAAAGGTGACTTCACATCAAATTTGAAACTACTCCAACATTACCCTGAAACCGACTTAGATTATCTATTAGAAATAGCTCATCATTTGACTCCCGTCTCATAA
- the LOC105033969 gene encoding uncharacterized protein isoform X6 has translation MLLQGGKLHLKLFEKEEEELEMFQVAGRGPAVQRHEESSGSMTRCRRIGRGRGRRREVSDDDTTTTELEFEFKFFLQLSRKVINLEALQQIACCGHLNGELRATVWKLLLGYLPAEIDAWEGELASNRLRYAELKEELLVNPSEYLRKEDETLSASKNSRIMGVDGQLSRQEIFNGDHPLSLGNDSIWHQYFKDGEIVEQIDRDLERTHPDIKFFSGDISHSKRNQKAMRNILLLFAKLNPAIGYVQGMNEVLAPLYYVFSTDPNEQNAVNPQFYAFRWITLLLTQEFEFHCIMRIWDCLLSNPLGVQEMLLRVCCAMLVCVRRELLKGDFTSNLKLLQHYPETDLDYLLEIAHHLTPVS, from the exons ATGCTTCTTCAAGGAGGCAAGCTCCATCTCAAGCTCTttgagaaggaggaggaggagctcgaGATGTTTCAGGTCGCCGGTAGAGGACCGGCTGTCCAACGCCACGAGGAGTCGTCAGGATCGATGACCCGCTGCAGAAGAATCGGTAGGGGCAGGGGTAGGCGAAGGGAAGTCTCGGACGACGACACGACGACGACGGAGTTGGAATTCGAG TTTAAATTCTTTTTACAGCTTTCTCGCAAGGTTATAAATTTGGAGGCATTGCAACAAATCGCTTGCTGTGGTCATCTCAATGGAGAGTTGCGTGCCACTGTGTGGAAG CTCTTATTGGGTTATCTACCTGCTGAGATAGATGCATGGGAGGGAGAGTTGGCTAGCAACAGATTAAGATATGCTGAACTGAAAGAAGAGCTGCTTGTCAATCCT TCAGAATACTTGAGAAAGGAGGATGAAACATTATCTGCAAGCAAGAATAGTAGGATAATGGGTGTTGATGGGCAGCTAAGTCGGCAAGAGATTTTTAATGGTGACCATCCTTTAAGTCTTGGTAATGATAGCATTTGGCATCAATATTTCAAG GATGGAGAGATTGTGGAGCAGATTGATCGTGATCTTGAGCGCACACATCCTGATATCAAATTTTTCTCTGGGGATATCTCACATAGCAAAAGAAACCAG AAAGCAATGAGGAACATTCTTCTTCTGTTTGCAAAACTGAACCCAGCAATTGGTTACGTACAAGGAATGAATGAGGTGTTAGCTCCACTGTACTATGTATTCAGCACAGATCCCAATGAGCAAAATGCT GTGAACCCCCAGTTCTATGCATTCAGGTGGATCACCTTGCTATTAACTCAGGAATTTGAGTTTCATTGTATCATGAGGATATGGGATTGCCTCCTCAGCAATCCCTTGGGTGTGCAG GAGATGCTGCTGAGAGTCTGCTGCGCCATGCTGGTCTGTGTGAGACGTGAGCTTTTGAAAGGTGACTTCACATCAAATTTGAAACTACTCCAACATTACCCTGAAACCGACTTAGATTATCTATTAGAAATAGCTCATCATTTGACTCCCGTCTCATAA
- the LOC105033969 gene encoding uncharacterized protein isoform X8 has protein sequence MLLQGGKLHLKLFEKEEEELEMFQVAGRGPAVQRHEESSGSMTRCRRIGRGRGRRREVSDDDTTTTELEFEFKFFLQLSRKVINLEALQQIACCGHLNGELRATVWKDGEIVEQIDRDLERTHPDIKFFSGDISHSKRNQKAMRNILLLFAKLNPAIGYVQGMNEVLAPLYYVFSTDPNEQNASNAEADSFSCFVRVMSDSVDHFCQQLDNSSVGIHSTLSRLSELLKGNDEELWRHLENSKVNPQFYAFRWITLLLTQEFEFHCIMRIWDCLLSNPLGVQEMLLRVCCAMLVCVRRELLKGDFTSNLKLLQHYPETDLDYLLEIAHHLTPVS, from the exons ATGCTTCTTCAAGGAGGCAAGCTCCATCTCAAGCTCTttgagaaggaggaggaggagctcgaGATGTTTCAGGTCGCCGGTAGAGGACCGGCTGTCCAACGCCACGAGGAGTCGTCAGGATCGATGACCCGCTGCAGAAGAATCGGTAGGGGCAGGGGTAGGCGAAGGGAAGTCTCGGACGACGACACGACGACGACGGAGTTGGAATTCGAG TTTAAATTCTTTTTACAGCTTTCTCGCAAGGTTATAAATTTGGAGGCATTGCAACAAATCGCTTGCTGTGGTCATCTCAATGGAGAGTTGCGTGCCACTGTGTGGAAG GATGGAGAGATTGTGGAGCAGATTGATCGTGATCTTGAGCGCACACATCCTGATATCAAATTTTTCTCTGGGGATATCTCACATAGCAAAAGAAACCAG AAAGCAATGAGGAACATTCTTCTTCTGTTTGCAAAACTGAACCCAGCAATTGGTTACGTACAAGGAATGAATGAGGTGTTAGCTCCACTGTACTATGTATTCAGCACAGATCCCAATGAGCAAAATGCT TCAAATGCAGAAGCAGATAGCTTTTCCTGTTTTGTTCGAGTGATGAGTGATTCTGTGGACCATTTCTGTCAACAATTAGATAATAGCTCTGTGGGAATTCACTCTACACTTTCACGTTTGTCTGAACTCTTAAAAGGTAATGATGAGGAGCTATGGCGGCATCTTGAGAACTCAAAG GTGAACCCCCAGTTCTATGCATTCAGGTGGATCACCTTGCTATTAACTCAGGAATTTGAGTTTCATTGTATCATGAGGATATGGGATTGCCTCCTCAGCAATCCCTTGGGTGTGCAG GAGATGCTGCTGAGAGTCTGCTGCGCCATGCTGGTCTGTGTGAGACGTGAGCTTTTGAAAGGTGACTTCACATCAAATTTGAAACTACTCCAACATTACCCTGAAACCGACTTAGATTATCTATTAGAAATAGCTCATCATTTGACTCCCGTCTCATAA
- the LOC105033969 gene encoding uncharacterized protein isoform X3, whose protein sequence is MLLQGGKLHLKLFEKEEEELEMFQVAGRGPAVQRHEESSGSMTRCRRIGRGRGRRREVSDDDTTTTELEFELLLGYLPAEIDAWEGELASNRLRYAELKEELLVNPSEYLRKEDETLSASKNSRIMGVDGQLSRQEIFNGDHPLSLGNDSIWHQYFKDGEIVEQIDRDLERTHPDIKFFSGDISHSKRNQKAMRNILLLFAKLNPAIGYVQGMNEVLAPLYYVFSTDPNEQNASNAEADSFSCFVRVMSDSVDHFCQQLDNSSVGIHSTLSRLSELLKGNDEELWRHLENSKVNPQFYAFRWITLLLTQEFEFHCIMRIWDCLLSNPLGVQEMLLRVCCAMLVCVRRELLKGDFTSNLKLLQHYPETDLDYLLEIAHHLTPVS, encoded by the exons ATGCTTCTTCAAGGAGGCAAGCTCCATCTCAAGCTCTttgagaaggaggaggaggagctcgaGATGTTTCAGGTCGCCGGTAGAGGACCGGCTGTCCAACGCCACGAGGAGTCGTCAGGATCGATGACCCGCTGCAGAAGAATCGGTAGGGGCAGGGGTAGGCGAAGGGAAGTCTCGGACGACGACACGACGACGACGGAGTTGGAATTCGAG CTCTTATTGGGTTATCTACCTGCTGAGATAGATGCATGGGAGGGAGAGTTGGCTAGCAACAGATTAAGATATGCTGAACTGAAAGAAGAGCTGCTTGTCAATCCT TCAGAATACTTGAGAAAGGAGGATGAAACATTATCTGCAAGCAAGAATAGTAGGATAATGGGTGTTGATGGGCAGCTAAGTCGGCAAGAGATTTTTAATGGTGACCATCCTTTAAGTCTTGGTAATGATAGCATTTGGCATCAATATTTCAAG GATGGAGAGATTGTGGAGCAGATTGATCGTGATCTTGAGCGCACACATCCTGATATCAAATTTTTCTCTGGGGATATCTCACATAGCAAAAGAAACCAG AAAGCAATGAGGAACATTCTTCTTCTGTTTGCAAAACTGAACCCAGCAATTGGTTACGTACAAGGAATGAATGAGGTGTTAGCTCCACTGTACTATGTATTCAGCACAGATCCCAATGAGCAAAATGCT TCAAATGCAGAAGCAGATAGCTTTTCCTGTTTTGTTCGAGTGATGAGTGATTCTGTGGACCATTTCTGTCAACAATTAGATAATAGCTCTGTGGGAATTCACTCTACACTTTCACGTTTGTCTGAACTCTTAAAAGGTAATGATGAGGAGCTATGGCGGCATCTTGAGAACTCAAAG GTGAACCCCCAGTTCTATGCATTCAGGTGGATCACCTTGCTATTAACTCAGGAATTTGAGTTTCATTGTATCATGAGGATATGGGATTGCCTCCTCAGCAATCCCTTGGGTGTGCAG GAGATGCTGCTGAGAGTCTGCTGCGCCATGCTGGTCTGTGTGAGACGTGAGCTTTTGAAAGGTGACTTCACATCAAATTTGAAACTACTCCAACATTACCCTGAAACCGACTTAGATTATCTATTAGAAATAGCTCATCATTTGACTCCCGTCTCATAA